The Salinibaculum sp. SYNS191 genome has a window encoding:
- a CDS encoding rhodanese-like domain-containing protein has product MDGEIEPDRLEAKLDSDDEPLVVDIRNPEQFRRGHIPDSVNLPLAELTLGVEDVAAADHVVTVCPHGQASIKAARLISAYEGFDGRVDSLRGGLTAWEGPLERDAEPAGADEGPDAPF; this is encoded by the coding sequence ATGGACGGCGAAATCGAGCCCGACCGGCTCGAAGCCAAACTCGACAGCGACGACGAGCCCCTGGTCGTTGACATCCGCAACCCCGAACAGTTCCGGCGCGGGCACATCCCCGACAGCGTGAACCTCCCGCTCGCGGAACTCACGCTCGGCGTCGAGGACGTCGCGGCGGCCGACCACGTCGTCACCGTCTGCCCGCACGGCCAGGCCAGCATCAAGGCCGCCCGGCTCATTTCTGCCTACGAGGGATTCGACGGTCGCGTGGACAGCCTCCGCGGCGGCCTGACGGCGTGGGAGGGGCCACTGGAGCGTGACGCCGAACCTGCCGGTGCCGACGAGGGTCCCGACGCCCCGTTCTGA
- a CDS encoding NUDIX hydrolase, with translation MSDDHDWPIIESKTEYETGWYDGGYDLVEQPDGTEKKYYWAALPPAVVIVARTDEELIMVEQYRPAIREQHLELPAGIVEDGESFTEAGARELREETGFDPAGVSLLEEFWVSTGVLRHRRGIVFAEGLEPVAVDRDSNEFLTVETVPIEDALDVARRQPTNDATIEGVLLAQVEGLL, from the coding sequence ATGAGCGACGACCACGACTGGCCCATCATCGAGTCGAAGACGGAGTACGAGACGGGCTGGTACGACGGCGGCTACGACCTGGTCGAACAGCCCGACGGCACCGAGAAGAAGTACTACTGGGCCGCGCTCCCGCCGGCCGTCGTCATCGTCGCCCGCACCGACGAGGAACTCATCATGGTCGAGCAGTACCGCCCGGCCATCCGCGAGCAACATCTCGAACTCCCCGCGGGCATCGTCGAGGACGGCGAGTCCTTCACCGAGGCCGGCGCGCGGGAACTCCGCGAGGAGACGGGGTTCGACCCCGCTGGCGTCTCGCTGCTGGAGGAGTTCTGGGTCTCGACGGGCGTCCTGCGCCACCGCCGGGGCATCGTCTTCGCGGAGGGGCTGGAACCCGTCGCCGTCGACCGCGACTCCAACGAGTTCCTCACCGTCGAGACGGTCCCCATCGAGGACGCCCTCGACGTGGCCCGCCGCCAGCCGACCAACGACGCCACCATCGAGGGCGTCCTGCTCGCGCAGGTCGAGGGCCTGCTCTGA
- a CDS encoding DUF5809 family protein → MDTEGLFTPDTAADAREWYEGVGPTAQEVVRETTRAMSFDAEEYDRRVTGEVIETARDALFASLLEVRVGTRAEYEDWLADTDRSVAEFGSEHVDNVVWHVPGFGDEAVAATYQDERQAAVSTLRRQAFGRIYREVV, encoded by the coding sequence ATGGACACAGAGGGGCTGTTCACGCCCGACACCGCCGCCGATGCCCGCGAGTGGTACGAGGGCGTCGGACCGACGGCACAGGAGGTCGTCAGGGAGACCACCCGGGCGATGTCGTTCGACGCCGAGGAGTACGACCGCCGCGTCACCGGCGAGGTCATCGAGACGGCGCGGGACGCGCTCTTTGCCTCGCTGCTGGAAGTCCGCGTCGGCACCCGCGCGGAGTACGAGGACTGGCTGGCCGACACCGACCGCTCGGTCGCGGAGTTCGGGAGCGAGCACGTCGACAACGTCGTCTGGCACGTCCCTGGCTTCGGCGACGAGGCCGTCGCAGCCACCTACCAGGACGAGCGCCAGGCCGCCGTCTCGACGCTGCGCCGGCAGGCCTTCGGCCGCATCTACCGCGAGGTGGTCTGA
- a CDS encoding DUF5810 domain-containing protein, whose translation MGYACPVCADPQADAVHLANHLAFTALARGGDHEDWLDETVPEWESLDEETLADALRDHADEMEYPQVFEDTTGQHDHGEGRDGTGGGQGGDVPDAMLEQARAQLDDAEVADAEDVLAEARELTAKRREDADDSETE comes from the coding sequence ATGGGATACGCCTGTCCAGTCTGTGCCGACCCGCAGGCCGACGCGGTCCACCTCGCCAACCACCTCGCCTTTACCGCGCTGGCTCGCGGCGGCGACCACGAGGACTGGCTCGACGAGACCGTTCCAGAGTGGGAGTCGCTGGACGAGGAGACGCTGGCCGACGCACTCCGCGACCACGCCGACGAGATGGAGTACCCACAGGTGTTCGAGGACACGACCGGCCAGCACGACCACGGGGAGGGTCGCGACGGCACAGGTGGCGGCCAGGGCGGCGACGTGCCCGACGCGATGCTGGAGCAGGCCCGCGCGCAACTCGACGACGCGGAGGTGGCCGACGCCGAGGACGTGCTTGCGGAGGCCCGGGAACTGACCGCGAAGCGCCGCGAGGACGCGGACGACTCCGAAACCGAATAG
- the rimI gene encoding ribosomal protein S18-alanine N-acetyltransferase, which produces MTTVAPPGEGLHIRPVERADLLAVHRIEQGSFPQPWPFTAFEQYLDEPGFLVAEDGAVVGYVVADSVPNHGRPLGHVKDIAVREDRRGEGIGAGLLERALGVLSAQGVGSVKLEVRQSNTRARTLYCQYGFVHRRTVPRYYSDGEDALVLVRDQ; this is translated from the coding sequence GTGACGACCGTCGCACCGCCCGGCGAGGGGTTGCACATCCGCCCCGTCGAGCGTGCGGACCTGCTCGCGGTCCACCGCATCGAACAGGGCTCGTTCCCGCAGCCGTGGCCCTTTACAGCCTTCGAGCAGTACCTCGACGAACCGGGCTTTCTCGTCGCCGAGGACGGGGCCGTCGTCGGCTACGTCGTCGCCGACAGCGTCCCCAACCACGGCCGACCGCTGGGGCACGTCAAGGACATCGCCGTCCGCGAGGACCGCCGCGGCGAGGGTATCGGTGCCGGCCTCCTGGAGCGGGCGCTGGGCGTCCTCTCGGCGCAGGGCGTCGGCTCGGTCAAACTCGAAGTGCGGCAGTCCAACACCCGCGCCCGGACGCTGTACTGCCAGTACGGCTTCGTCCACCGCCGGACGGTGCCCCGGTACTACAGCGACGGCGAGGACGCCCTCGTGCTCGTCCGCGACCAGTAA
- a CDS encoding valine--tRNA ligase, translating into MSEIPDDYDPDSVEETWREEWREMDVYDFAGTKPDYVIDTPPPYPTGNLHIGNALGWCYMDFAARYHRLQGDDVLFPQGWDCHGLPTEVKVEENEGIHRTDVPREEFREMCIEHTESQIDAMKDTMHTLGFSQDWNHEFKTMDDSYWGETQRSFVRMADDDYVYRDEHPVNWCPRCETAIADAEVETEEGVDGTLYYITFDGIDNDDIEIATTRPELLAACVSMAVDPDDERYEDRIGDTFEVPIFGQEVELIADDDVDGDFGTGAVMICTFGDKQDVDWWAEYDLDLRMVFTEDGRLTDEAGEYAGLEIDEAKEEIVEDLHAEGSLNSSEPTTQNVGQCWRCDTPIEILSKEQWFVEVRQDEILETAQDVDWVPEHMYDRLEDWTEGMEWDWVISRQRVFATPIPAWFCEDCGYTHIATEDELPVKPTEDEPAIGACPECDGDNWRGETDVMDTWMDSSITPLFVRGWPEAEFEPTALRPQGHDIIRTWAFYTLLRTAAIEDQIPWDEILVNGMVFGDDGNKMSKSRGNFVQPEEVVEEYSADAFRQAMALGGQPGSDIQFQWKEVKSASRFQTKVWNITRFAGQHLEADREPLSDPAYRDVDRWIRSRCSRVADNVAEHMDAYRFDAALRELREFVWHDLADDYLELIKGRLYEGRPGERDAARQALFQTLSASIRMLAPFAPFLAEEAWHALPSTEGSIHATEWPTLDAVDEEGEAAGDLIADVASTIRGWKSDEGMALNADLSKVEVYPDETPEAAVDTYDLSEAVNGPVHVREGRPSVELVPVDIDIDHSVIGPEFRDQAGAVVGALEAMDPAEIAAEKAHGGEIEVDLGEESEAQSASEESSGSRGGEAASNGTAEPSPSPREVALVPGDAVDVREEHRAESGEEVVVLESDGATVLIYP; encoded by the coding sequence ATGAGTGAGATACCAGACGACTACGACCCCGACAGCGTCGAAGAGACCTGGCGCGAGGAGTGGCGAGAGATGGACGTCTACGACTTTGCGGGCACCAAACCGGACTACGTCATCGACACGCCCCCGCCGTACCCGACCGGCAACCTCCACATCGGGAACGCGCTGGGGTGGTGCTACATGGACTTCGCCGCGCGCTATCACCGCCTCCAGGGCGACGACGTGCTCTTCCCGCAGGGCTGGGACTGCCACGGCCTCCCGACCGAGGTGAAAGTCGAGGAGAACGAGGGCATCCACCGCACGGACGTCCCCCGCGAGGAGTTCCGCGAGATGTGCATCGAGCACACCGAATCGCAGATCGACGCGATGAAGGACACGATGCACACGCTCGGGTTCTCCCAGGACTGGAACCACGAGTTCAAGACGATGGACGACAGCTACTGGGGCGAGACCCAGCGCTCGTTCGTCCGCATGGCGGACGACGACTACGTCTACCGGGACGAACACCCCGTCAACTGGTGTCCCCGCTGTGAGACCGCCATCGCCGACGCCGAGGTCGAGACCGAGGAGGGCGTCGACGGCACGCTCTACTACATTACCTTCGACGGCATCGACAACGACGACATCGAGATCGCGACGACCCGACCGGAACTGCTGGCGGCCTGCGTCTCGATGGCCGTCGACCCCGACGACGAGCGCTACGAGGACCGCATCGGCGACACCTTCGAGGTCCCCATCTTCGGCCAGGAGGTCGAACTCATCGCCGACGACGACGTCGACGGCGACTTCGGGACCGGCGCGGTCATGATCTGTACGTTCGGCGACAAGCAGGACGTCGACTGGTGGGCCGAGTACGACCTCGACCTCCGGATGGTGTTCACCGAGGACGGCCGTCTCACCGACGAGGCTGGCGAGTACGCGGGCCTGGAAATCGACGAGGCGAAGGAGGAGATCGTCGAGGACCTCCACGCCGAGGGTTCGCTCAACAGCTCCGAACCAACCACCCAGAACGTCGGGCAGTGCTGGCGGTGTGACACGCCCATCGAGATTCTCTCGAAGGAACAGTGGTTCGTCGAGGTCCGCCAGGACGAGATTCTCGAAACGGCACAGGACGTCGACTGGGTGCCCGAGCACATGTACGACCGCCTGGAGGACTGGACCGAGGGAATGGAGTGGGACTGGGTCATCTCCCGCCAGCGCGTCTTCGCGACGCCCATCCCCGCCTGGTTCTGCGAGGACTGCGGGTACACCCACATCGCCACCGAGGACGAACTGCCGGTCAAGCCGACCGAGGACGAACCCGCAATCGGCGCCTGCCCGGAATGTGACGGCGACAACTGGCGCGGCGAGACCGACGTGATGGACACTTGGATGGACTCCTCCATCACGCCGCTTTTCGTCCGCGGGTGGCCCGAGGCGGAGTTCGAGCCGACGGCACTGCGCCCGCAGGGCCACGACATCATCCGGACGTGGGCGTTCTACACCCTGTTGCGGACCGCCGCCATCGAGGACCAGATTCCGTGGGACGAGATTCTCGTCAACGGGATGGTCTTCGGCGACGACGGCAACAAGATGTCCAAATCCCGCGGCAACTTCGTCCAGCCCGAGGAGGTCGTCGAGGAGTACTCCGCCGACGCCTTCCGGCAGGCGATGGCGCTGGGCGGCCAGCCCGGCAGCGACATCCAGTTCCAGTGGAAGGAGGTCAAGTCGGCCTCGCGGTTCCAGACGAAGGTGTGGAACATCACCCGCTTCGCGGGCCAGCATCTCGAAGCCGACCGGGAACCGCTCTCGGACCCGGCCTACCGCGACGTCGACCGCTGGATTCGCTCGCGCTGTTCGCGCGTCGCTGACAACGTCGCCGAGCACATGGACGCCTACCGCTTCGACGCCGCCCTGCGCGAACTGCGCGAGTTCGTCTGGCACGACCTGGCCGACGACTACCTCGAACTCATCAAGGGCCGCCTCTACGAGGGCCGCCCCGGCGAGCGCGACGCCGCCCGGCAGGCGCTGTTCCAGACGCTGTCGGCTTCGATACGGATGCTCGCGCCATTCGCGCCGTTCCTCGCGGAGGAGGCCTGGCACGCCCTGCCCAGTACCGAGGGTTCGATTCACGCCACGGAGTGGCCGACGCTCGACGCCGTCGACGAGGAAGGCGAGGCCGCGGGCGACCTCATCGCAGACGTCGCCTCGACGATTCGCGGCTGGAAGTCCGACGAGGGGATGGCGCTGAACGCCGACCTCTCGAAGGTCGAGGTCTACCCCGACGAGACGCCGGAGGCCGCGGTCGACACCTACGACCTCTCCGAGGCGGTCAACGGCCCGGTCCACGTCCGCGAGGGACGGCCCAGCGTCGAACTCGTCCCGGTCGACATCGATATCGACCACTCCGTCATCGGGCCGGAGTTCCGTGACCAGGCCGGCGCGGTCGTCGGGGCGCTGGAAGCGATGGACCCCGCCGAGATTGCGGCCGAGAAGGCTCACGGCGGGGAGATAGAAGTTGACCTGGGCGAGGAGAGCGAGGCGCAGAGCGCCTCGGAAGAGTCGAGCGGGTCGCGAGGCGGCGAAGCCGCCTCGAACGGGACGGCGGAGCCGTCCCCCAGCCCGCGAGAAGTCGCGCTCGTCCCCGGCGACGCCGTCGACGTCCGGGAGGAACACCGCGCGGAGAGCGGCGAGGAGGTCGTCGTCCTCGAATCCGACGGCGCGACCGTGCTCATCTACCCCTGA
- a CDS encoding HalOD1 output domain-containing protein, which translates to MPEDTASADDDSSEAEGEDEARTDILRADIDPDPETAEYDLLELIADVDGREIEELPPFYTQVGHFVERLFEHPPAQEAQMQIEFSYAGHRVRLNQQGQVTLLNVKNSISSG; encoded by the coding sequence ATGCCGGAGGATACAGCGTCGGCGGACGACGACTCGTCAGAGGCGGAGGGTGAGGACGAGGCCCGGACGGACATCCTGCGCGCCGACATCGACCCCGACCCGGAGACGGCGGAGTACGACCTGCTGGAACTCATCGCCGACGTCGACGGCCGGGAGATAGAGGAACTGCCGCCGTTCTACACCCAAGTCGGGCACTTCGTCGAGCGGCTGTTCGAGCACCCGCCAGCACAGGAGGCACAGATGCAGATCGAATTCTCCTACGCGGGCCATCGCGTCAGGCTGAACCAGCAGGGACAGGTGACGCTTCTGAACGTCAAGAACTCGATATCGAGCGGCTGA
- a CDS encoding C-terminal binding protein, with amino-acid sequence MTESNETGQSSDETTADVVVSDTPFVDVGILADHLSDVGVTIDAVDTTDEATLRRRASDAAALILDVNSPLPADVVADLDSLEVVARAGMGLDNVDVDAARAAGVTVTNAPDYGVDEVATHAVSLLLSCRRGVAAHDRDVRGGEWNWRTDRPQPRIRGSTLGLVSFGDTARRVVDLTRGFEFDVLVYDPYVDDGTVEAAGATRVDFETLLADSDMVSIHAPLTEDTRGMFDAAAFERLPDHAVVVNVGRGGIVDERALAEALAAGEVAAAGLDVLAVEPPDEDNPLCGRDDVVVTPHTAWYSADARERLNRTVAEDVRRVLTGVEPEHPVASGPVGAD; translated from the coding sequence GTGACCGAATCGAACGAGACGGGACAGTCGAGCGACGAGACGACGGCCGACGTGGTCGTCAGCGACACGCCGTTCGTCGACGTCGGCATCCTCGCCGACCATCTTTCGGACGTCGGCGTGACAATCGACGCGGTCGATACGACCGACGAGGCGACGCTGCGCCGGCGGGCCAGCGACGCGGCGGCGCTGATTCTCGACGTCAACAGCCCGCTCCCGGCCGACGTCGTGGCGGACCTCGACTCGCTGGAGGTTGTGGCCCGCGCCGGGATGGGCCTGGACAACGTCGACGTCGACGCGGCCCGTGCGGCGGGCGTCACCGTCACGAACGCCCCCGACTACGGCGTCGACGAGGTGGCGACCCACGCCGTCTCGCTGCTGCTGTCCTGCCGGCGGGGCGTCGCCGCCCACGACCGCGACGTCCGCGGCGGGGAGTGGAACTGGCGCACCGACCGGCCCCAGCCCCGGATTCGCGGGTCGACGCTCGGACTGGTCTCCTTCGGTGACACCGCCCGTCGCGTCGTCGACCTCACCCGGGGATTCGAGTTCGACGTGCTGGTCTACGACCCCTACGTCGACGACGGGACCGTCGAGGCCGCCGGCGCGACGCGGGTCGACTTCGAGACGCTGCTCGCCGACTCGGATATGGTGTCGATACACGCCCCGCTGACCGAGGACACGCGGGGGATGTTCGACGCCGCGGCGTTCGAGCGCCTGCCCGACCACGCCGTCGTCGTCAACGTCGGCCGCGGCGGTATCGTGGACGAGCGCGCGCTCGCCGAGGCGCTGGCCGCCGGCGAAGTGGCCGCCGCGGGGCTGGACGTGCTGGCGGTGGAACCCCCGGACGAGGACAACCCGCTGTGCGGTCGCGACGACGTCGTGGTGACGCCCCACACCGCCTGGTACTCCGCGGACGCCAGGGAGCGCCTGAACCGGACCGTCGCGGAGGACGTCCGCCGGGTACTCACGGGCGTCGAGCCCGAACACCCCGTCGCTTCGGGACCGGTCGGGGCCGACTGA
- a CDS encoding TrkH family potassium uptake protein, which translates to MSLVVDWRVSVGLVGTVYRYLSVPLLGPVGVALVYGEDPLPFLVTILVAVAVGTALEWQAPDDDLGHREAFLLVALTWLAVPLLGTLPYVIAGNGTVAAPVDALFESMSGFTTTGATVLGDISFETHSHAMLMWRQLTQWLGGMGIIVLMVAILPELSVGGARLVREEAPGFDLTKLTPRIRKTARILWAIYIALTAAAVVVYYGLHLADVAPNMGLYNAVAHALSSLPTGGFSPEARSVEAFSPAAQWAIILFMVVAGTNFALFWYAAIGEPGELLGNGEFRAYLTTMAGVSAFVAALLFTGVGLATVPENVPAIAGDLEHAARQAVFQVVAIVTTTGYASMDFTTWSEAAQVVLLFAMFLGGSAGSAAGSVKIIRWYVVGKSLRRELFTTVHPEAVRPLRVDSSVIDEHTFRGLVTFVLVFLVIFALSTVVVFVEGVTNPDLSLSALEATSVAIATLGNVGPGFGVVGPMNSFLPFSDPAKLYLVALMWIGRLEILSILVILTPSYWRR; encoded by the coding sequence ATGTCGCTGGTCGTCGACTGGCGGGTGAGCGTCGGACTCGTCGGGACAGTCTACCGCTATCTCTCCGTGCCGCTTTTGGGACCGGTCGGCGTCGCCCTCGTCTACGGGGAGGACCCGCTGCCCTTCCTGGTGACCATCCTCGTCGCCGTCGCCGTCGGGACGGCCCTGGAGTGGCAGGCCCCGGACGACGACCTGGGCCACCGCGAGGCGTTCCTGCTCGTCGCGCTGACCTGGCTCGCCGTCCCGCTTCTGGGGACGCTGCCCTACGTCATCGCCGGTAACGGGACCGTCGCCGCGCCGGTCGACGCGCTGTTCGAGAGCATGAGCGGGTTCACGACGACCGGCGCGACGGTGCTCGGGGACATCTCCTTCGAGACCCACTCCCACGCGATGCTCATGTGGCGACAGCTCACACAGTGGCTCGGCGGGATGGGCATCATCGTCCTGATGGTCGCCATCCTGCCGGAACTCTCCGTCGGCGGCGCGCGGCTCGTCCGCGAGGAAGCACCGGGCTTCGACCTCACCAAACTCACGCCCAGGATTCGAAAGACGGCGCGCATCCTCTGGGCCATCTACATCGCGCTCACCGCCGCCGCCGTCGTCGTCTACTACGGGCTCCACCTGGCCGATGTCGCGCCGAACATGGGCCTCTACAACGCCGTCGCCCACGCCCTGTCGAGCCTGCCGACCGGCGGGTTCTCCCCCGAGGCCCGCAGCGTCGAGGCCTTTTCACCGGCTGCCCAGTGGGCCATCATCCTGTTCATGGTCGTCGCGGGCACGAACTTCGCGCTGTTCTGGTACGCCGCCATCGGCGAGCCAGGGGAACTCCTCGGCAACGGCGAGTTCCGGGCGTACCTCACTACGATGGCCGGCGTGAGCGCGTTCGTCGCCGCGCTGTTGTTCACGGGGGTCGGCCTGGCGACGGTCCCCGAGAACGTCCCTGCCATCGCCGGCGACCTCGAACACGCCGCCCGGCAGGCCGTCTTCCAGGTCGTCGCCATCGTCACGACGACCGGCTACGCCAGCATGGACTTCACCACCTGGAGCGAGGCCGCACAGGTCGTCCTCCTGTTCGCCATGTTTCTGGGCGGGTCGGCGGGGTCGGCGGCCGGCTCGGTGAAGATAATCCGGTGGTACGTCGTCGGGAAGTCGCTGCGCCGGGAACTGTTCACGACGGTCCACCCGGAAGCGGTCCGACCGCTGCGCGTCGACAGCAGCGTCATCGACGAACACACCTTCCGCGGGCTGGTGACGTTCGTCCTCGTCTTCCTCGTCATCTTCGCGCTGTCGACGGTCGTCGTCTTCGTCGAGGGCGTCACCAACCCCGACCTGTCGCTGTCGGCGCTCGAAGCCACGAGCGTCGCCATCGCCACGCTGGGCAACGTCGGCCCCGGTTTCGGCGTCGTCGGCCCGATGAACTCCTTCCTGCCCTTCTCCGACCCCGCGAAGCTCTACCTGGTCGCCCTGATGTGGATCGGCCGCCTGGAGATTCTGTCCATCCTGGTCATCCTGACGCCCTCGTACTGGCGGCGGTAG
- a CDS encoding GNAT family N-acetyltransferase: MVPDVTIRRATGDDIPAIQRVARASWREAYSAFVPENVIDEMLAYGYSVEFLEEAIDTPSVTLFVAEDEYSVVGYVSCEAPEEGDTGQISIYVSPDYWAEGIGTQLLDHAESFLAEQGAGRLQDVVLAANDVGNAFYAKHFEHTAETTVEMGDEEFEANVYSAEL, translated from the coding sequence ATGGTGCCAGATGTCACGATACGGCGCGCAACCGGCGACGACATCCCGGCGATACAGCGGGTCGCCCGGGCCTCCTGGCGGGAAGCCTACAGCGCGTTCGTCCCCGAGAACGTCATCGACGAGATGCTGGCCTACGGCTACTCCGTGGAGTTCCTGGAGGAGGCGATCGACACCCCCTCGGTGACGCTGTTCGTCGCCGAGGACGAGTACAGCGTCGTCGGCTACGTCAGTTGCGAGGCCCCCGAGGAGGGCGACACCGGCCAGATAAGCATCTACGTCTCGCCGGACTACTGGGCCGAGGGCATCGGGACGCAACTGCTCGACCACGCCGAATCGTTCCTCGCCGAGCAGGGCGCGGGCCGGCTCCAGGACGTCGTGCTGGCGGCCAACGACGTGGGCAACGCCTTCTACGCAAAGCACTTCGAGCACACCGCCGAGACGACGGTCGAGATGGGCGACGAGGAGTTCGAGGCGAACGTCTACTCCGCGGAGCTGTAG
- a CDS encoding class I SAM-dependent methyltransferase produces MARPRPRTLPTPDRPIASVYDAAYTGVPNWDIGRPQRAFVALAETGLIESPVLDVGCGTGELSLFLARRGHRVLGIDLSSLAIRQAKAKAEWRRIPSQFLVWDALDLPGLAAGGLSFRTVVDCALLHILADRERDRFVAGLETVVRPGGLYCVLGDARRDPRDVYGLSPAELRERFGDGWTVEFVDKTVFERRFSANPAYVAGIRRTPA; encoded by the coding sequence GTGGCGCGGCCCCGCCCGCGGACGCTCCCGACGCCGGACAGACCGATCGCGAGCGTCTACGACGCCGCCTACACGGGCGTCCCGAACTGGGACATCGGCCGGCCACAGCGTGCCTTCGTCGCCCTGGCCGAGACGGGACTGATCGAGAGCCCGGTGCTGGACGTCGGCTGCGGGACCGGCGAACTCTCGCTCTTTCTCGCCCGTCGGGGCCACCGCGTTCTGGGCATCGACCTCTCCTCGCTCGCCATCCGGCAGGCCAAGGCCAAAGCCGAGTGGCGGCGCATCCCGTCGCAGTTTCTGGTCTGGGACGCGCTCGACCTCCCGGGGCTGGCCGCGGGCGGGCTCTCCTTCCGGACCGTCGTCGACTGCGCGCTGTTGCACATCCTCGCGGACCGCGAACGGGACCGCTTCGTCGCCGGACTCGAAACGGTGGTCCGTCCCGGCGGGCTGTACTGCGTCCTCGGCGACGCCCGGCGGGACCCGAGAGACGTCTACGGTCTCTCGCCGGCGGAACTCCGCGAGCGCTTCGGCGACGGCTGGACCGTCGAGTTCGTCGACAAGACGGTCTTCGAGCGCCGGTTCAGCGCCAACCCCGCCTACGTCGCTGGCATCCGCCGGACCCCCGCGTGA
- a CDS encoding class I SAM-dependent methyltransferase, translating into MTDPFGRAVRDHHRGEQTAPLVQRAGPVERTHPIEQFYFGTFPDDATDAAWLESWLDGPLLDMGAGAGEHALYFQEQFETVAVERSPALVETMEDRGVTDARQADMFALRDAFDRDRFGSALAHGTQTALAGSMDGLRQFLGDLGHVTTPDATAVLDGYDPEIPGIADLLGFRPDPTPGLAHRVMAFEYAGETGEFLYFRLFGPERLREATVGNGWAVEEVTRPAADNDYYFRAALAKV; encoded by the coding sequence ATGACGGACCCCTTCGGACGCGCCGTCCGCGACCACCACCGCGGGGAGCAGACGGCCCCGCTCGTCCAGCGCGCCGGCCCCGTCGAGCGCACCCACCCCATCGAGCAGTTCTACTTCGGGACCTTCCCCGACGACGCGACGGACGCGGCGTGGCTGGAATCCTGGCTCGACGGCCCGCTGCTGGACATGGGCGCTGGCGCGGGCGAGCACGCGCTGTACTTCCAGGAGCAGTTCGAGACGGTCGCCGTCGAGCGCTCCCCGGCGCTGGTCGAGACGATGGAGGACCGGGGCGTCACGGACGCACGGCAGGCCGACATGTTCGCGCTGCGGGACGCCTTCGACCGGGACCGCTTCGGGTCGGCGCTGGCACACGGCACGCAGACGGCGCTGGCCGGGTCGATGGACGGCCTCCGGCAGTTCCTCGGGGACCTCGGGCACGTGACGACGCCCGACGCGACGGCCGTCCTCGACGGCTACGACCCCGAAATCCCCGGCATCGCTGACCTGCTGGGTTTCCGCCCGGACCCGACGCCGGGTCTCGCCCACCGCGTGATGGCCTTCGAGTACGCGGGCGAGACGGGCGAGTTCCTGTACTTCCGGCTGTTCGGCCCCGAGCGACTCCGGGAGGCCACCGTCGGCAATGGGTGGGCCGTCGAGGAGGTCACCCGGCCGGCCGCCGACAACGATTACTACTTCCGGGCGGCGCTTGCGAAGGTCTGA